Proteins from one Tetrapisispora phaffii CBS 4417 chromosome 8, complete genome genomic window:
- the IRC3 gene encoding double-stranded DNA-dependent ATPase (similar to Saccharomyces cerevisiae YDR332W; ancestral locus Anc_5.377), translating into MIKVGLETLSRLLFAREVSTQYKLRNYQQVAIDKCVDSIANGIKKIGVSLATGGGKTVIFTNLIDQLKSRTPKNEGDKFRTLILVHRRELALQTINTIKNFSHDINAQVEMGKYHCEVEQADVIVGSVQSLLNRLAKYNEKNIDLIIIDEAHHAVAKSYIKVVDTINSNGKIPVIGFSATFERNDNKALSVMFDEIVYHKGIVEMIKENWLCEGLFTSVNVDVNLDDVEVSSCNDFKLDSLSKVMNTEKINNIVVRTYLEERQKENLKSTLLFAVDVAHVKYLCEEFRKFGINAEYVTGTTKVAERDRIINDFKNFKIEVLINCGIFTEGTDIPNIDCVLLCRPTKSRSLLVQMIGRGLRLHHSKKHCHIIDFVGVENVGVVSVPTLMGIDNFNDELEAATISELNTLKLQIDKEKQEMVLKNAAVEDSLKAKYNDYLEEHNDFDLTLTSYPSFEDFCEAYKDSNGYLSLTEKEPISNTERENQYFMKSSYPWVKTANTAWAFSIHNNHHIRLYKETKEKDNVAKEIYIAKIYRELPFAMREESGIRFIPRELVKTNDFFKAAGIIEQTISEMQMRGNDDKGYTLNVNKFSPWRKLQATPKQKALLLKRLNKVNSLEKKESDRLEKKDIDNYVEHISKGEISNVLFASTIAPIYPLKRLLKVIKYRINRERIQAFQ; encoded by the coding sequence ATGATTAAAGTTGGTCTGGAGACGTTGAGTCGTCTATTGTTTGCGAGAGAGGTCTCTACTCAATACAAACTGCGTAATTATCAGCAGGTTGCAATCGATAAATGTGTAGACTCAATTGCAAACGGTATTAAAAAGATAGGTGTCTCTTTGGCTACTGGGGGCGGTAAGACGGTGATTTTCACCAATCTAATAGATCAATTGAAATCACGCACGCCAAAGAACGAAGGTGACAAGTTCAGAACTTTGATTTTGGTGCATAGAAGAGAACTTGCATTACAGACCATTAATactataaaaaattttagtCATGATATTAATGCTCAAGTGGAAATGGGGAAGTATCATTGTGAAGTGGAGCAGGCGGATGTGATAGTCGGCTCTGTTCAATCTTTATTGAATCGGTTAGCAAAATACAATGAGAAGAACATTGATTTAATTATCATCGATGAGGCTCATCATGCGGTGGCGAAAAGTTACATAAAGGTAGTAGATACTATCAATTCAAATGGAAAAATACCAGTCATTGGTTTTAGCGCCACGTTTGAGCGGAATGATAATAAAGCGCTATCTGTTATGTTCGACGAGATCGTGTACCATAAAGGTATCGTAGAGATGATTAAAGAAAACTGGCTTTGCGAAGGTCTTTTCACGTCAGTAAATGTGGATGTCAATTTAGATGACGTGGAGGTTAGCAGCTGCAACGACTTTAAATTAGACTCACTATCGAAAGTAATGAATACCGagaaaattaataacattgTTGTGAGGACTTATCTCGAGGAAAGACAAAAAGagaatttgaaatcaaCATTGTTATTTGCAGTTGATGTTGCTCatgttaaatatttatgtGAAGAATTCAGAAAGTTTGGTATAAATGCAGAGTACGTGACAGGTACAACAAAAGTAGCCGAGAGAGATAGAAttataaatgattttaagAACTTTAAGATTGAGGTGTTAATCAATTGTGGGATATTTACAGAAGGAACAGATATACCTAACATAGACTGCGTATTGTTATGCAGACCGACGAAATCGAGATCTCTTTTGGTACAAATGATAGGTAGGGGTCTTAGATTGCACCATTCGAAAAAACATTGTCATATTATCGACTTCGTCGGGGTTGAAAACGTAGGCGTGGTGTCTGTACCAACTTTAATGGGTATCGATAACTTCaatgatgaattagaaGCTGCTACAATTTCAGAATTAAATACTTTGAAGTTACAGATCgataaagaaaaacaagAGATGGTGCTGAAAAATGCAGCTGTGGAGGACAGTTTAAAAGCCAAGTATAATGATTATTTGGAAGAACATAATGATTTCGATTTAACTTTAACATCATATCCATCCTTTGAGGATTTTTGTGAAGCTTATAAAGATAGTAATGGATATCTTTCGTTAACCGAAAAGGAACCTATTTCTAATACAGAACGagaaaatcaatattttatgaaaTCAAGTTATCCCTGGGTTAAAACTGCAAACACAGCTTGGGCATTTTCGATACATAATAACCATCACATAAGACTTTATAAGGAAACAAAGGAAAAGGATAATGTGGCGAAAGAAATTTATATCGCAAAAATTTATAGAGAACTACCGTTTGCTATGCGCGAAGAATCAGGTATTCGATTCATACCTCGAGAATTAGTGAAAACTAACGATTTCTTTAAAGCTGCTGGCATTATTGAACAGACTATATCAGAAATGCAAATGCGTGGCAATGATGACAAGGGCTATACATTAAATGTGAACAAATTTTCACCATGGAGAAAATTACAAGCTACTCCCAAGCAAAAGGCACTGTTATTAAAGCGATTAAATAAAGTTAACAGCTTAGAAAAAAAGGAATCTGATAgattagaaaaaaaagatatagaTAATTACGTTGAACATATCTCGAAGGGCGAAATTTCAAATGTTCTCTTTGCATCCACTATTGCTCCGATCTATCCCTTAAAGAGGTTATTAAAAGTGATAAAATATAGGATAAATAGAGAAAGAATTCAAGCTTTCCAGTAA